From the genome of Haloterrigena sp. KLK7, one region includes:
- a CDS encoding ABC transporter ATP-binding protein gives MTLLNVENLKVTYATDDEPVHAVNDVSFSIDEGVNYGLAGESGSGKSTVAEALLGLLPGNGTVEGGTIEFNGTDLTSLSEAERRDVLWEDIAYIPQSAMDSLDPVMSTGDQIAQAIHTHRNVSDAKARDRVRELFEIVGLDPDRIDDYPHEFSGGMRQRVTIAMALALEPDLIIADEPTTGLDVIVQDKIIDKILEIQERMDSSLLLITHEIGVIAETCDELSILYGGKVMEQGSVDNVLVNPTNPYTMGLKNSFPEIDEEDGDPVAIPGSPPNLNREPTACVFRDRCPFATDECGESHPDLVDLPNRNHRSACHRVKEAAQLRRDAVEPETWGIPDEGDADSDRGEVVLETDELEKHYEQSQPLLDKFRGEDPDHVKAVDGVSLSVRRSEVLGVAGESGCGKSTLGETMALLEDPTGGELTFDGEPYEYYQDGNLQEFRRKVQIIFQDPFDSLNPRQTVRKLVGEPLTIHDYRTDEKEQAIVETLEKVGLTPAEKFLDSYPHELSGGQRQRVAVAKALVLDPDFLICDEPASMLDVSLKVNLLNLLRGLADAEDIGIVYISHDLASLVQVSDRLAIMYLGRIIEEGDVDRIAARPKHPYTASLLSAAPEKDPTADRTRVLLEGEPPDPVDLPSGCAFAPRCPKARESCREAEPAIDETGDESHRAACYFPEDEDGPAATEAAAPDDEFPSSANTDSVGD, from the coding sequence ATGACGCTACTCAACGTCGAAAACCTCAAAGTCACGTACGCGACCGACGACGAACCAGTCCACGCCGTCAACGACGTCTCGTTCAGTATCGACGAGGGCGTCAACTACGGCCTCGCCGGCGAGTCCGGCTCCGGGAAGTCCACCGTCGCGGAGGCGCTGCTGGGGCTGCTCCCGGGGAACGGCACCGTCGAGGGCGGAACGATCGAGTTCAACGGGACGGACCTCACGTCGCTCTCGGAGGCCGAACGGCGAGACGTCCTCTGGGAGGACATCGCCTACATTCCCCAGAGCGCGATGGACTCGCTCGATCCCGTGATGTCGACCGGCGACCAGATCGCGCAGGCGATCCACACCCACCGCAACGTCTCGGATGCGAAGGCGCGCGACCGCGTCCGCGAACTCTTCGAGATCGTCGGCCTCGATCCAGACCGGATCGACGACTACCCACACGAGTTCTCCGGCGGGATGCGCCAGCGGGTGACCATCGCGATGGCGCTGGCCCTCGAGCCCGACCTCATCATCGCCGACGAGCCGACGACCGGGCTGGACGTCATCGTCCAGGACAAGATCATCGACAAGATCTTAGAGATCCAGGAGCGGATGGACAGCTCCCTGCTGTTGATCACCCACGAGATCGGCGTCATCGCCGAGACCTGCGACGAACTCTCGATCCTCTACGGCGGGAAGGTGATGGAGCAGGGCAGCGTCGACAACGTGCTCGTCAACCCCACCAACCCCTACACGATGGGGCTGAAGAACTCCTTCCCCGAGATCGACGAGGAGGACGGAGACCCCGTCGCGATCCCCGGCTCGCCGCCGAACCTGAACCGAGAGCCGACGGCCTGCGTGTTTCGGGACCGGTGTCCGTTCGCCACGGACGAGTGCGGGGAGTCGCATCCGGACCTGGTCGATCTCCCCAACCGCAACCACCGCTCGGCCTGCCACCGCGTCAAGGAGGCGGCCCAGCTCCGACGGGACGCCGTCGAGCCGGAGACGTGGGGCATCCCCGACGAGGGCGACGCCGACTCCGACCGCGGCGAGGTCGTCCTCGAGACCGACGAGCTGGAGAAACACTACGAGCAGAGCCAGCCGCTGCTGGACAAGTTCCGCGGCGAGGACCCCGACCACGTGAAGGCGGTCGACGGCGTCTCGCTGTCGGTCCGCCGCTCGGAGGTGCTCGGCGTCGCCGGCGAGTCCGGCTGCGGGAAGTCGACGCTCGGCGAGACGATGGCCCTGCTCGAGGATCCCACCGGCGGCGAGCTGACGTTCGACGGGGAGCCCTACGAGTACTACCAGGACGGCAACCTCCAGGAGTTCCGGCGGAAGGTCCAGATCATCTTCCAGGACCCCTTCGACTCGCTGAACCCGCGCCAGACCGTCCGCAAGCTCGTCGGCGAGCCGCTGACGATCCACGACTACCGCACCGACGAGAAGGAACAGGCGATCGTCGAGACGTTGGAGAAGGTCGGGCTGACCCCCGCCGAGAAGTTCCTCGATAGCTACCCCCACGAGCTCTCCGGTGGACAGCGCCAGCGCGTGGCGGTCGCCAAGGCGCTCGTGCTGGACCCCGACTTCCTGATCTGCGACGAACCGGCGTCGATGCTCGACGTCTCGCTGAAGGTCAACCTGCTGAACCTGCTGCGCGGGCTGGCCGACGCCGAGGACATCGGGATCGTCTACATCTCCCACGACCTCGCGAGCCTGGTGCAGGTCTCGGATCGACTGGCGATCATGTACCTCGGACGGATCATCGAGGAGGGCGACGTCGACCGGATCGCGGCCCGACCGAAACACCCCTACACCGCGTCGCTGCTGTCGGCCGCACCCGAGAAGGATCCGACCGCGGATCGGACTCGCGTCCTGCTCGAGGGCGAGCCGCCGGACCCGGTCGATCTCCCCTCCGGCTGCGCGTTCGCCCCGCGGTGTCCGAAGGCCCGGGAGTCGTGTCGGGAGGCCGAACCGGCCATCGACGAGACCGGCGACGAGAGCCACCGGGCGGCGTGTTACTTCCCTGAGGACGAGGACGGACCGGCCGCGACGGAGGCGGCCGCGCCGGACGACGAGTTCCCGTCCTCGGCGAACACCGATTCGGTAGGTGACTGA
- a CDS encoding ABC transporter permease yields MSTETKPKAELYERIDSLWTTVRDQFAFLRGDPLAFGGMLVVGAFVFLGLFGPFLAPHDPIEHTVRGDGGSVLRLAAPSADAFFGTTAYGKDVLSQFLAGARPTLIVGLFGGLGTGALGFTVGVVSGYYGGWVDELLMRLTDLTFSLPFMPMALLLLTFMTPNIWLITAIIAAFLWKMPARVVRSEVLSVRERTFVKSARASGASDLRTMLYHVAPNVLPIGFLYTAYGVAWAIAAQASLAFLGFGDPTMTSWGRMLRQVFASGNMRVAWWWVLPPAIGIAAITTSVFLIGRAYEEVINPEIQTDQ; encoded by the coding sequence ATGAGCACCGAAACGAAACCCAAGGCGGAGCTGTACGAGCGCATCGACTCGCTGTGGACGACCGTCCGCGACCAGTTCGCGTTCCTGCGGGGGGACCCGCTGGCCTTCGGCGGCATGCTCGTCGTCGGGGCGTTCGTCTTCCTCGGGCTGTTCGGGCCGTTCCTGGCCCCTCACGACCCGATCGAACACACCGTCCGCGGCGACGGCGGCTCCGTGCTCCGGCTCGCCGCCCCGAGCGCGGACGCGTTCTTCGGGACGACTGCGTACGGGAAGGACGTGCTGAGCCAGTTCCTCGCCGGCGCGCGGCCGACGCTCATCGTCGGCCTGTTCGGCGGCCTGGGCACGGGCGCGCTCGGCTTCACCGTCGGCGTCGTCAGCGGCTACTACGGCGGCTGGGTCGACGAGCTCCTGATGCGGCTGACCGACCTGACGTTCTCGCTGCCGTTCATGCCCATGGCGTTGCTGCTGCTGACGTTCATGACGCCGAACATCTGGCTGATCACCGCGATCATCGCCGCCTTCCTCTGGAAGATGCCGGCGCGGGTCGTCCGCTCGGAGGTGCTCTCGGTCCGTGAACGGACGTTCGTCAAGTCCGCTCGAGCCAGCGGCGCGAGCGACCTGCGGACGATGCTGTACCACGTCGCGCCGAACGTCCTGCCGATCGGGTTCCTCTACACCGCCTACGGCGTCGCCTGGGCGATCGCCGCGCAGGCGAGCCTGGCGTTCCTCGGCTTCGGCGACCCGACGATGACCAGCTGGGGCCGGATGCTCCGGCAGGTGTTCGCGTCGGGTAACATGCGCGTCGCGTGGTGGTGGGTGCTCCCGCCCGCTATCGGTATCGCTGCGATAACCACCTCGGTGTTCCTCATCGGCCGAGCCTACGAGGAAGTCATCAACCCCGAAATCCAGACCGACCAATGA
- a CDS encoding helix-turn-helix domain-containing protein, giving the protein MAKLQREMDDVRSIELDNAFYVEDGTWIESLTVASNSEFDPETVIEEISGASLFYSSEIPTASEDLTIRRLTILATESYPFILSLVLRQEAIPNRIVLQNGDFEVVVTTRDWDQFRSMADEVQETLGEFELLSVTQNEDPGEPLDSGRLTEVLVSKLTDEQLAVLETAYEHGYFDIPRESSATELADELEIAQSTVSERLRTAERTLLELIYGPRE; this is encoded by the coding sequence ATGGCAAAGCTGCAGCGAGAGATGGACGACGTCCGGAGTATCGAGCTCGACAACGCCTTCTACGTCGAAGACGGGACGTGGATCGAGTCTCTGACCGTCGCGTCGAACTCGGAGTTCGACCCGGAAACCGTCATCGAGGAGATCTCCGGCGCGTCGCTGTTCTACAGCAGCGAAATCCCGACCGCGTCGGAAGACCTCACGATCCGTCGGCTCACGATCCTGGCCACCGAATCGTATCCGTTCATCCTGAGTCTCGTCCTGCGCCAGGAGGCGATTCCGAACCGCATCGTCCTCCAGAACGGCGACTTCGAGGTCGTGGTGACGACGCGCGACTGGGACCAGTTCCGCTCGATGGCCGACGAGGTCCAGGAGACCCTCGGCGAGTTCGAACTGCTGTCGGTCACCCAGAACGAGGACCCCGGCGAACCGCTCGATAGCGGGAGATTAACGGAGGTTCTCGTCTCGAAACTCACCGACGAGCAGTTGGCGGTCCTCGAGACCGCCTACGAGCACGGCTACTTCGACATCCCTCGCGAGTCGTCGGCGACCGAACTCGCCGACGAACTCGAGATCGCGCAGTCGACGGTGAGCGAGCGACTTCGGACCGCCGAGCGAACGTTGCTCGAACTCATCTACGGGCCGCGAGAGTGA
- a CDS encoding ABC transporter permease: MSKFQRFLLKRLAISVLLTLIAVSVIFVVLRLLPGSPFEALVTSGNLNQEQIDEIRAMYGLDQSIWAQYVNYLGSLLTFQFGYSILRSQPVWDVLEPRLINSLILLVPALVTTAILSSVLGMYAGWNRGSRLEKFSIVSTTLLRSTPVFITAIFFIIVFAYNLEIVPALGMRSIRATPDGYIETFASLDFLHHYILPFTVAVLYYSGDFLLLARNGVVEKRGSEFLKLHRAKGLSEMEQLARAGRNSMLPILTYFTLRLGMIFQGLILLEVVFSWPGIGRELVLAIQQQDYPLVQAAVFIMALAVIIANLAADVLYAYFDPTVSTNGGGSA, from the coding sequence ATGAGCAAGTTCCAGCGGTTCCTGCTCAAGCGGCTCGCGATCTCCGTCCTGCTGACGCTGATCGCGGTCTCGGTCATCTTCGTCGTCCTGCGGCTCCTGCCGGGGAGTCCCTTCGAGGCGCTCGTGACCTCGGGGAACTTAAACCAGGAACAGATCGACGAGATCCGGGCGATGTACGGCCTCGATCAGTCGATCTGGGCCCAGTACGTCAACTACCTCGGGAGCCTGCTGACCTTCCAGTTCGGCTACTCGATCCTGCGGAGCCAGCCGGTCTGGGACGTCCTCGAGCCGCGGCTGATCAACTCGCTGATCCTGCTGGTACCCGCGCTGGTGACGACGGCGATCCTGAGTTCGGTGCTGGGCATGTACGCCGGCTGGAACCGAGGGAGCCGCCTCGAGAAGTTCAGCATCGTCTCGACGACGCTGCTGCGCTCGACGCCCGTCTTCATCACGGCGATCTTCTTCATCATCGTCTTCGCCTACAACCTCGAGATCGTGCCCGCGCTCGGGATGCGGTCGATCCGAGCGACGCCGGACGGGTACATCGAGACGTTCGCCTCGCTGGACTTCCTCCATCACTACATCCTCCCGTTCACCGTCGCCGTCCTCTACTACAGCGGCGACTTCCTGTTGCTCGCCCGCAACGGCGTCGTCGAGAAGCGGGGCTCGGAGTTCCTCAAGCTCCACCGGGCGAAGGGGCTCTCGGAGATGGAGCAGCTGGCCCGCGCTGGCCGCAACTCGATGCTGCCCATCCTGACCTACTTCACGCTGCGGCTGGGCATGATCTTCCAGGGCCTGATCCTGCTCGAGGTCGTCTTCAGCTGGCCCGGTATCGGCCGCGAGCTCGTGTTGGCCATCCAGCAACAGGACTACCCGCTGGTTCAGGCCGCCGTCTTCATCATGGCGCTGGCGGTCATCATCGCGAACCTCGCCGCCGACGTCCTCTACGCGTACTTCGATCCGACCGTCTCGACGAACGGAGGTGGATCCGCATGA
- a CDS encoding hemolysin family protein — MSGLEATTVLANVGSPAAASDIVGFDPSTNLVAAAGVATLLVLLVLSGFFSSAEIAMFSLAQHRIEALVEDGAPGAQTVRALKEDPHRLLVTILVGNNLVNIAMSSIATGLFAMYTSQGRAMLAATFGVTAVVLLFGESAPKSYAIENTESWALSVARPLKLSEFALFPLVVTFDALTRVVNRLTGGTAVEESYVTRDEIRELIRTGESEGVIEADEREMLQRVFRFNDTIAKEVMTPRLDVTAVSREATVDEAVAKCVESGHTRLPVYDGDLDTVVGVVELGDLVGGRESTDDGSLEAHVEETLHVPESKQVDDLFREMRQQRVEQVVVIDEFGTTEGIVTTEDIVEAVVGEILETQEDDPIETVDERTVRVDGEVNIEAVNDVTGVEFPEGEEFETIAGFVFNRAGRLVEPGETFAYDGAELTVERVDDTRIRRVRISESDPSAADGSGVAASS, encoded by the coding sequence ATGTCCGGCCTCGAGGCGACTACGGTGCTGGCAAACGTGGGCAGCCCGGCAGCCGCATCTGATATCGTCGGTTTCGACCCGTCGACGAACCTCGTGGCCGCCGCCGGCGTCGCGACGCTGCTGGTGTTGCTGGTCCTGTCGGGGTTCTTCTCGTCGGCCGAGATCGCGATGTTCTCGCTGGCCCAGCACCGCATCGAGGCGCTGGTCGAGGACGGCGCGCCCGGTGCCCAGACCGTGCGGGCGCTCAAGGAGGACCCCCACCGGCTGCTGGTGACGATCCTCGTCGGCAACAACCTCGTCAACATCGCGATGTCCTCGATCGCGACGGGACTGTTCGCGATGTACACGAGCCAGGGACGGGCGATGCTGGCGGCGACGTTCGGCGTGACGGCCGTCGTCCTGCTGTTCGGCGAGAGCGCGCCGAAGTCCTACGCCATCGAGAACACCGAATCGTGGGCGCTTTCGGTCGCCCGCCCGCTCAAACTCTCGGAGTTCGCACTGTTCCCGCTCGTGGTCACGTTCGACGCGCTGACCCGCGTGGTCAACCGACTGACCGGCGGCACGGCCGTCGAGGAGTCGTACGTCACCCGCGACGAGATCCGGGAGCTGATCCGGACCGGCGAGAGCGAAGGCGTCATCGAGGCCGACGAGCGCGAGATGCTCCAGCGCGTGTTCCGGTTCAACGACACCATCGCGAAGGAGGTCATGACGCCGCGGCTGGACGTGACTGCAGTCAGCCGAGAAGCGACCGTCGACGAGGCCGTCGCGAAGTGCGTCGAGAGCGGGCACACCCGCCTGCCGGTGTACGACGGCGATCTCGACACCGTCGTCGGCGTCGTCGAGCTCGGCGACCTCGTCGGTGGTCGCGAGTCGACCGATGACGGCTCGCTCGAGGCCCACGTCGAGGAGACGCTGCACGTCCCCGAGAGCAAGCAGGTCGACGACCTGTTCCGCGAGATGCGCCAACAGCGCGTCGAGCAGGTCGTCGTCATCGACGAGTTCGGGACGACGGAGGGGATCGTCACCACCGAGGACATCGTCGAGGCGGTCGTCGGCGAAATCCTCGAGACCCAGGAGGACGACCCGATCGAGACCGTCGACGAGCGGACGGTCAGGGTCGACGGCGAGGTGAACATCGAGGCCGTCAACGACGTCACCGGCGTCGAGTTCCCGGAGGGCGAGGAGTTCGAGACGATCGCCGGCTTCGTCTTCAACCGCGCCGGCCGACTGGTCGAACCCGGCGAGACGTTCGCCTACGACGGCGCCGAACTGACCGTGGAGCGCGTCGACGACACGCGCATCAGGCGAGTGCGTATCAGCGAGTCGGATCCGTCGGCAGCGGACGGTTCCGGTGTCGCGGCCTCGAGTTAG
- a CDS encoding long-chain-fatty-acid--CoA ligase, producing the protein MKQEMLTTDFLERAVDSYGDVTGVVAHDGTEYTYEEVNDRVNRLAHALEDSGVEQGDRVALLAPNTHYFIETLYATNELGAVFVPLNYRLASGEYQYILEDCAAGTIIADYDYAEKIEAIRDGVPADTFVGYRADEIDGDWEDYEEFLEDQPTDEPDRPEISEDDDASINYTSGTTGDPKGVVRTHRTEHWHALVLNQHMEIRDDDTYLWTLPMFHCNGWGHTYAITGTGGTHVCQRTFDAEGVFERVREYDVSFMCGAPTVLNNLIQYHEEHDDLETTGDRDVRIATAGSAPATATIETVEDEFGWRIIHIYGLTETAPIITTSNSPRRLAERGRELKVKQGSQTLCTDVRVVDEDGEEVPRDGETIGEIVVRGNQVMDRYLNKPEATEQAFSERLEGYFHTGDLATIDADGMVAIQDRKKDIIISGGENISSIEVEDVLYDHPDVLKAAVIPVPSEQWGETPKALIVPRQEADPTTDEILEFVGDRLAGYKKPTSVDFVDDLPETATGKVQKYELREEYWDEEETRVGQQ; encoded by the coding sequence ATGAAACAGGAGATGCTCACCACGGACTTCCTCGAGCGGGCGGTCGACAGCTACGGCGACGTCACCGGCGTCGTCGCCCACGACGGGACGGAGTACACCTACGAGGAAGTCAACGACCGCGTGAATCGGCTCGCACATGCCCTCGAGGACAGCGGCGTCGAACAGGGGGACCGCGTCGCCCTGCTCGCGCCGAACACGCACTACTTCATCGAGACGCTGTACGCGACGAACGAGCTGGGCGCGGTGTTCGTCCCGCTGAACTACCGGCTGGCGTCGGGCGAGTACCAGTACATCCTCGAGGACTGCGCGGCGGGGACGATCATCGCGGACTACGACTACGCCGAGAAGATCGAGGCGATCCGCGACGGAGTCCCGGCGGACACGTTCGTCGGGTATCGAGCCGACGAAATAGACGGTGACTGGGAGGACTACGAGGAGTTCCTCGAGGACCAGCCCACCGACGAACCCGACCGACCCGAGATCAGCGAGGACGACGACGCCAGCATCAACTACACCTCGGGGACGACGGGCGATCCGAAGGGCGTCGTCCGCACCCATCGCACGGAACACTGGCACGCCCTCGTGCTCAACCAGCACATGGAGATCCGAGACGACGACACCTACCTCTGGACGCTGCCGATGTTCCACTGCAACGGTTGGGGCCACACCTACGCGATCACGGGCACTGGCGGGACCCACGTCTGCCAGCGGACCTTCGACGCCGAGGGCGTCTTCGAGCGCGTGCGCGAGTACGACGTTTCGTTCATGTGCGGGGCGCCGACGGTGCTGAACAATCTCATCCAGTACCACGAGGAACACGACGACCTCGAGACCACGGGCGACCGCGACGTTCGCATCGCGACCGCCGGCTCGGCGCCCGCCACGGCCACCATCGAGACCGTCGAGGACGAGTTCGGCTGGCGGATCATCCACATCTACGGGCTCACCGAGACCGCGCCGATCATCACGACGAGCAACTCGCCGCGCAGACTCGCCGAGCGCGGCCGCGAGCTCAAGGTCAAGCAGGGCAGCCAGACGCTCTGTACCGACGTGCGGGTCGTCGACGAGGACGGCGAGGAAGTCCCCCGCGACGGCGAGACCATCGGCGAGATCGTCGTCCGCGGCAACCAGGTGATGGACCGCTATCTCAACAAGCCCGAGGCTACCGAACAGGCCTTCAGCGAGCGCCTCGAGGGCTACTTCCACACCGGTGACCTCGCGACGATCGACGCGGACGGGATGGTCGCGATCCAGGACCGCAAGAAGGACATCATCATCTCGGGCGGCGAGAACATCTCGAGCATCGAGGTCGAGGACGTCCTCTACGACCACCCCGACGTCTTGAAGGCCGCCGTTATCCCCGTGCCCAGCGAGCAGTGGGGCGAGACGCCAAAGGCGCTGATCGTCCCGCGCCAGGAGGCCGATCCGACGACCGACGAGATCCTCGAGTTCGTCGGCGATCGCCTCGCGGGCTACAAGAAACCGACCAGCGTCGACTTCGTCGATGACCTCCCCGAGACCGCGACCGGCAAGGTCCAGAAGTACGAGCTCCGCGAGGAGTACTGGGACGAAGAGGAGACGCGCGTGGGACAGCAATAA
- a CDS encoding site-specific integrase, whose translation MSDDLEPITPREAVECYVAHREPELSEKTLQNHNYRLNSFVEWCEKVGLENLNDLSGRDLHRYRVWRQQDINLVTHRGQLATIRVFLEFCASIDAVEPGMRERVKLPEVDRDEDARDELLDAERAEQILGYLERYKRASRDHVLVAILWHTGIRLGSLRAVDLEDYEPDEQCFWLRHRPETGTPLKNQEPAERAIALDDYYCDILDEYIRFHRHDVTDDHGRQPLVTSDRGRLSSSQIRSEVYRLTEPCMIEDCPHDREPMDREAREYGRYSECPSSLSPHTIRRGAITHQLREGVPERIVSDRCDVSPEGLEHHYDRRTDRAKMEQRRDFIEDL comes from the coding sequence ATGAGCGACGATCTCGAGCCAATTACACCTCGAGAGGCGGTCGAGTGCTACGTCGCTCACCGGGAGCCAGAGTTAAGCGAAAAGACCCTCCAGAATCACAACTACCGACTCAATTCCTTCGTCGAATGGTGTGAAAAAGTCGGCCTCGAGAACCTCAACGATCTCTCCGGACGAGACTTACACCGTTACCGGGTCTGGCGCCAGCAGGACATCAACCTCGTCACGCACCGCGGGCAACTGGCGACGATCCGGGTCTTCCTCGAGTTCTGCGCCTCGATCGATGCCGTCGAACCGGGAATGCGTGAACGGGTGAAACTTCCCGAGGTCGATCGCGATGAAGACGCACGTGATGAACTGCTTGACGCTGAGCGCGCAGAGCAGATTCTCGGCTATCTCGAGCGGTACAAGCGCGCGAGCCGCGATCACGTTCTCGTCGCGATCCTCTGGCATACGGGGATTCGCCTCGGGAGCCTCCGCGCGGTCGATCTCGAGGACTACGAGCCCGACGAACAGTGTTTCTGGCTCCGCCACCGACCCGAAACGGGAACACCGCTCAAGAATCAGGAACCGGCCGAGCGTGCGATCGCACTCGACGACTATTACTGCGACATTCTCGACGAGTACATCCGATTTCATCGGCACGACGTCACCGACGACCACGGACGCCAGCCGCTCGTGACGAGCGATCGCGGCCGGTTGAGTTCCAGTCAGATACGCTCGGAGGTGTACCGACTCACGGAGCCCTGTATGATCGAGGACTGTCCCCACGATCGCGAGCCAATGGACCGCGAAGCGCGTGAGTACGGACGCTATTCGGAGTGTCCCAGTAGTCTCTCACCACACACGATCCGACGCGGTGCGATCACCCACCAACTCCGGGAGGGTGTCCCAGAACGAATCGTTAGCGACCGATGTGACGTTTCACCGGAGGGTCTCGAACACCACTACGACCGACGTACGGACCGAGCAAAGATGGAGCAGCGACGTGACTTCATCGAGGACCTCTAG
- a CDS encoding ABC transporter substrate-binding protein, protein MTTQENHDRSVAGGSDRLTRRGYVAAAAAALGTSVLAGCSGSRGTSLEPDVPDGVPETVDTQYWRDWETVDADSPPLDYSATAGAVLDRFPVEFSSEDDPWMREHALMVKRGLEDLGIAVRLNDRPLNQLYAQSWTANGLEAVVSMSTHGPDPQRGLDPNPLLMRRTEGSLSNYDNYYHPELQEVLTEQAQTTDRAEREELVDRAQELFAEDVGGLITLFPNIITAVNTERWTGYVETPGNGPTMDSFVWTEVNLQPETDSRTYVKGVTTSMNSLNLPWAAGGAEAKRLTFIYDGLFDATPDLDVVPALATGGGFVDDTTVELELREGVEWHDGEAFTAEDVKFTVELYDEYASTSQVPFYEPIESVEVLGDHEVRFNLSNPDASFMTQRLVRSVILPKHRWEDVDNPSQHNPDAPVGTGPFQFENWEQGTRFEATRNDGHWMFDDDWRADALGDQAERGPGVESVIWINVSNVDALIGSLQSGSIDAIGTNLSDLQADRAANADGIEKMSTGSYAPLDTKLMFSCPPIRDKEFRIALAKAVDSKGFVEDFLQGQATVPAGENPISSLTQWHNPDTTDYSYDVEEAKNVLERAGYTWDDDDNLRFPNGEAWSAFVERIQPENTHKRREELGQPDFS, encoded by the coding sequence ATGACGACCCAAGAAAATCATGACAGATCGGTCGCTGGGGGAAGTGACCGACTCACACGACGCGGCTACGTCGCCGCGGCCGCCGCGGCGCTCGGGACGAGCGTGCTCGCGGGCTGTAGCGGCAGCCGCGGCACCAGCCTCGAGCCGGACGTCCCGGACGGCGTTCCGGAGACCGTCGACACGCAGTACTGGCGGGACTGGGAGACCGTCGACGCCGACTCACCGCCGTTGGACTACAGCGCGACGGCCGGTGCGGTACTCGATCGGTTCCCCGTCGAGTTCTCGAGCGAGGACGACCCCTGGATGCGCGAACACGCGTTGATGGTCAAACGCGGCCTCGAGGACCTGGGAATCGCCGTCAGGCTCAACGACCGACCGCTGAATCAGCTGTACGCCCAGAGCTGGACGGCAAACGGGCTCGAGGCGGTCGTCTCGATGAGCACGCACGGGCCCGACCCGCAGCGGGGACTCGATCCCAATCCGCTGTTGATGCGCCGGACCGAGGGCTCACTCTCGAACTACGACAACTACTACCACCCGGAGCTCCAGGAGGTGCTCACCGAGCAGGCCCAGACGACCGATCGCGCCGAACGCGAGGAACTCGTCGACCGGGCACAGGAGCTCTTCGCCGAGGACGTCGGGGGGCTCATCACGCTCTTCCCGAACATCATCACGGCGGTGAACACGGAGCGGTGGACCGGCTACGTGGAGACGCCGGGGAACGGCCCGACGATGGACTCGTTCGTCTGGACCGAGGTCAACCTCCAGCCCGAGACGGACAGCCGAACCTACGTCAAGGGCGTCACCACGTCGATGAACTCGCTGAACCTGCCGTGGGCCGCCGGCGGCGCGGAGGCCAAGCGACTCACGTTCATCTACGACGGCCTGTTCGACGCGACGCCCGACCTCGACGTGGTGCCCGCGCTCGCGACCGGCGGCGGGTTCGTCGACGACACGACCGTCGAACTCGAGCTCCGCGAGGGCGTCGAGTGGCACGATGGCGAGGCGTTCACCGCCGAGGACGTGAAGTTCACCGTCGAACTGTACGACGAATACGCATCGACGAGTCAGGTGCCGTTCTACGAGCCGATCGAGTCGGTCGAGGTCCTCGGGGATCACGAGGTGCGGTTCAACCTGTCGAACCCCGACGCGTCGTTCATGACCCAGCGGCTCGTCCGGAGCGTCATACTCCCGAAACATCGGTGGGAGGACGTCGACAACCCGTCCCAGCACAATCCGGATGCGCCCGTCGGAACCGGCCCCTTCCAGTTCGAGAACTGGGAGCAGGGGACCCGGTTCGAGGCCACGCGCAACGACGGCCACTGGATGTTCGACGACGACTGGCGGGCCGACGCCCTCGGCGACCAGGCCGAGCGCGGCCCCGGCGTCGAGAGCGTCATCTGGATCAACGTGAGCAACGTCGACGCGCTGATCGGCTCGCTCCAGAGCGGGTCGATCGACGCCATCGGGACGAACCTCTCGGACCTGCAGGCCGACCGCGCGGCCAACGCGGACGGAATCGAGAAAATGTCGACCGGGAGCTACGCGCCGCTGGACACGAAGCTCATGTTCTCCTGTCCGCCGATCCGGGACAAGGAGTTCCGCATCGCGCTGGCGAAGGCGGTCGACTCGAAGGGGTTCGTCGAGGACTTCCTTCAGGGTCAGGCGACGGTGCCGGCCGGCGAGAACCCGATCTCGTCGCTCACCCAGTGGCACAACCCCGATACGACCGACTACAGCTACGACGTCGAGGAAGCCAAGAACGTCCTCGAGCGAGCGGGCTACACCTGGGACGACGACGACAATCTGCGCTTCCCCAACGGCGAGGCGTGGAGCGCGTTCGTCGAACGAATCCAGCCCGAGAACACTCACAAACGCCGCGAGGAACTCGGTCAACCCGACTTCTCATGA